Below is a genomic region from Gallus gallus isolate bGalGal1 chromosome 10, bGalGal1.mat.broiler.GRCg7b, whole genome shotgun sequence.
GTGATCTCTGTCATGTTCCTGGCCACCATGATAGGTAACTCTCTAATTGTGGGGATCACAGCCATTGACTCTGCCCTACATACTCCCATGTACTATTTCCTAAAGAATCTTGCCTTGACAGAGATCTGCTACAGCTTGAGCATTGTCCCCAAGATGCTCTTGATTCTGCTGGGggagagaaaaattatttccttcacaGCTTGTGCCTTGCAACTCAGTTGTGCTATACTTTTTGTCACCTGTGAGTGCTTTCTCTTAGGTGTAATGGCCTATGACCGACAAGTGGCAATATGCCACCCTCTGCATTATGGCACCATGATGAACAGGGACCTCTGCTTCAAGATGGCTGTTGGGTCTTGGCTCTCTGGGATACCTGTTGCTCTGGTCTTCCCCATATGGCTGTTTACCCTGCCCTTCTGTGGGAGAAACAGGGTAGATCATTTCTTTTGTGATGTTTCTCCCGTGTTGAACCTGGTGTGTGCAGACACAGCTTTGTTTGAACTACTGATTTTTATGGCTACAGTCATGATAGTGATGATCCCCTTTTCACTGATCATTATTTCCTACCTTCTCATTATTCATGCTGTTCTTCAGATACCCTCGGCTGTGGGTCAGAGGCAGGCCTTTTCCACATGTGCAGCTCACCTGGTAGTAGTAACTTTTTTCTACAGCACAACAGGCATCATTCACTTGCGTCCTAAGTCCAGCCTCTcaagcaatatgaagaaaatggtTTCCCTCTCTTACACAGTTGTTACGCCTATGATCAACCCCTTCATCTATAGCTTGAGGAATCAGAAAGTCAAGCAAAGTCTGAGGGAATGCATCAACAAGAGGCTACTTAGGAAGCAGATGATCTTTTCTCTGTACAGCTCATGAGTTCCTCGTAGCTGCATGGGAAATTCACTGCTTCCCTAGTGAATAATTTTAACAggtatttctgaaagaagttaAATGCCTTTCAGAAACATGCTATTTAAACTTTCCTTTGCTGTTAAATCCATACAGTATCAGTCCCTTTTCACTGAGCACTTTTCACTGAGCACTTCTtcttacagaagaaataattgtgATTTTCCCTCTGGCCTTGCAAGCAACTTAGTAAACCTGACAAAGTACAGGAATATCTGAAAAGTCAGTGTCTTTGCTATAACATTTGATTCATTCCCCATCATAAGTGGTGTACATAAGTGGTAACTTATGTACATAGATATGAAAAGTCTCTAGCTTATGAAAGTTTTCTCCTcaatcaaagcaaaaacaatagCTTGGAACTtcttcattacaaaaaaaaaaaaaaaaaaaaaaaaaaaaagtcctctcCTGGAATTGTCCTTGCAACTGATTGGAGAGAGAGGCTGGGTTGAACTCTAAAATTGACCTGATTTTCTTTTgagtttctttttctcagaacaACGATCTCTTCCCTAAGCTAGTGGGTGACTTGCTCAGTCTAAACCTGAATCATAATAAATGGAAACATTGCCAACTTGCTGCAGTAGCATTGACTTAAGTAACTGCCTTACATATAGGCTGAAAGAAGGTTATGTGAGGGTATTGTTTCCTAACTCACTGAACATGGTATTTTCTGTCCATGTCTTGTTCTGGTTTGCCAGAAGGATTTTTTGTTAAAGTGAAATCTGGTTTGTGCTTTTATgtcctctctgctttttcctaACTTCAACTAAAACTCTTGTCTCCAGATATCTGAGCAGTGTGATCTCTTTCAGTTTGTGTCTTAATACCGAATTTACATCAACGTCTCTTTGACCAGAAGTAACATTTTCCCTGGGACTGTTCAATGTTTTCCATCCACTGGGTGGTCTGTTTCATCTAACCAAATATCTCGATTCAAATTTTGGCTGTCTGCATTTCCCTTCTCACAGGTGTACCTTGCTTCCCATTCACCTTGTGGCAGAAACCCCAGATACTTTTCTCTGTGCACATAGCAATTCAGCTTCAAGCACAATATCCAGGTCAGTTTGTCCATCACTCACAGTAcacttttttcatttgcttttcacaAGCAAGAAGGCAGGGGGAGGAGGTGTGCACAAAGGAATACTTCGTCATCTCCTCCAAGCCAAGACCCAACAGGCAAGGCAATTCTTCTCCATGAACTGCAATCACAAAGAACACAGCCGTACAACACAATGCCACCCACACAGTTCCCCTTCAGTTCCGCTCCTTTCCACAGCGTGGAATTATAAGTAAACAGTACCCTATTTATTACTTACATTACTATTTAACCCGCAGTGTTTCTACTGtgtggaaaagaacaaaagtaaTGCATAGCAGAATTAATTGTCTTGGGATTTAGAAAGGTTTCTAAACTGTTCACTCCTCTTTTCCTATTGTATTTGAGTACCTATATGATGGCCATGATGAGAAATGTCCTCATCATTGCATTATACTCTCATTCACTGGAACTCTTGACTTAGTCCTTGGAGGACTGCTCTAGTTCTGTGCCATCCTGCCCAAGACAACAGCTGGCTTGATCACTGCAGACCATTTCTGCTGGCAGCTATATTATGCTATTCTACCATTTTTGTGTTCTGAcagctgcagagtgctgcatCAATGCCTAACAGCCATTAGTTAACTCCTCCCCACTAGAGAATGCTTTTCAAAGATAAGATTTTTCTCCCATGAAGGGAGAACTGAGAAGTCTGGATCACTTTTATGTACAACAGTATCAATGACACCTGCTGTTCTTTCAAGAGGATGTGCTATTTTAGCATTCCTTTGCTGTTAAATTCATACAATATCAATCCCTTTTCACTGAGCATATAAGAAGAAATTATTGTGATTTGCCCTCTGGCCTTGCAAGCAACTAAGTAAATCTGAAAAAGTACAggaatatttgaaaagtcagtGTCTTTGTTAAAACATTTGATTCATCCCCCATCATAAGTGGTGTACATAAGTGGTAACTTGTGTACACAGATATGAAAAGTCTCTAGCAATAGCACCTGTTGCCCCAACGGATATAGCATTTACTTTGTTCTAGTGGATTTCATCCTTGTGTAGATGCCCAAGAGAGTTCAAATGAGTTGCATACTACAAGTTCCCATTTCTATTTATTGTTCTGTAGAGCCCTGGTGACTGATTTCAGTGCAAAAATATCTCACTTTGATTCTCCCTACACAGGCTACATGAAGACCTGTGAGGTTTTTTTGCATTGTCTTTGAGGGAAATTCACCCTGCTTGTACTTGACACCTctcagagaaaaagaggaagtaAGCTGTTCTCCCAGCTACAGGTGGAACATGAGTGCTGAGCTTAGACCAGGCTTCTAGCTAGTAAACATCTCAATTATGTCAGAGAATTCTTCTCCGGTCTAGTTAATATCCAAGAGAAAATATCTGTAACTTCAGATACCGGAGTCCTGAGCTTGCCATCGGTTCTCTACAACTAATCTTAGTGCAAATTATTCCTTAGAAGAGCATGAGGACTTTCcttctgaagcacagagaaCTTCTGAAATAGCATGCTGGGAATTCTAGAGCAGCAAACTCCACATTCACTACTTGTTGATGTAGCCTGTCCCTCAAAACAAATGTGAACAGGCATACTTGTAGGCACCCCACTGGATTCTCCTCTCAGCTCACGCAAGTCATTTTAGCCGTATATTCACCATTAGGTCAGATGAAGAacacatgaagaagaaaatatttctgcccttttgtaaatatttctgcCCAAGAGAACCTCCATTTTCAACTAGCTGCACTACCAGCTCACAACAGTTCCCTCATATGGGTTGCGACTGCAGCCATGCTaaagaaagcagcttggcaAAGACTGCACGGGATTATGTCATCTATCCAGCTGTTTTTACTTCGTCTCTCTTGTCAGTTCAGACGATTCCTCACTGGGGGGCTATGATCAGATGCAACAAACGTTTTGGCTTCCTAAATGGTTCGCATCCACTTAACTTTTCTCAAATTAACCGTTTATTTAAAACATAGCTGTTGACtcacttctgaaagaaaattggcttggaaatgtaaaatatacaAAAGGAACAAACATCAGTATCTTCCCTGCGTTCTAAATTTTAGTTTTGCTGTCCAGAATGATTTTCTAAAATTGACCAAAATCTTGCAAATATTCCCCatgcttctttatttctttgttgaaaaaaagaagaccgTGCAAGTATGGTACGCGTTTGTGTTCTTTATACTTTCTCTGGAAAAATATCCACTACATTTTCTTCTACCTTTTTCCCCATTCATACGAATGCCTACTTCCTGTCCGACTACCTACCAAACTGTTTTTCTATCAGCTTGATATTTGTACCACCTTAAATTTGTCTGTTTAATTCTAGGACAAGGATCAGCTGTAATTCCCATCTCTAATCTCTCTGCCATATTATGGCGCTCGTATCTGTGTATTGGTTCACACGTCTTCTGATCACACACCTGTCTCTAGCCATGCGGCCTGGCTTCATTGTGTTGGTGTATCTTGCAGTCAGTGTTCCAAAACACTATTCGGTTTCTGAGTAATTTTATACATAGCATGAGTTTTGGTAGCGTTCTTTCTGCTCCGGAAGGGGAAGTCAGCAGGGGCGTTACCGAGAGCTTCATGCTCCAGAGAAACCACTGAAGACATGCAGTCTACAAGATACTTCACCACAAAGGCAATGTTCAGTTTGTGTTGCTAGCATCAGCCTCTACCAGAAACAGACATTTAATAAGTTCGCTTGGAACTCattaatttaaatacaaaacaagaagTACTGTGTTGCAACATGTGCTTATTAAAAGCCTTAAGTCTAGCAACACTTTTCCTCAGAGATGATTTCACCTGTCAACTCCCTCATGACTGGACAGAAAATTagcaacaacaaataaaaataaaataagtaatttaaaaaaatcttgttatACATTGCTTGGTCTAACAAGCCTAACAAGGTTGAAATTATAGTGCAAAGGGCAAACTCAGAATTGAAGTTTCCTGGTGTTTTAATGGGGCCTTCTGAGACTATTAGAGATGGAGCTGTTGCAGGAAATCTAAGTGGTCCTCTGGAGAGGAGCTGATTAGAAGTAGAAAATCAGAGCGCGTTTagaggcaaagaaaggaaggaacaaaCGCTTTTACAAAGTGACCCCGTGATGTGCCCTGTCATGGAAAAGGGGCAAGGTGCGGATGCCCAGCATTACCTTTGCAGCCCTCGCTTGAATGAAGTTTCTTTATGGTCAGTAGAGGGCATACAGAAAAGACCGTCTCCGCACACGTATGCCTCcgggaggaggcagaggaggacaGCAAAGCTGCCTGAGCAAAGGTCCCCTCctgctctccttgctgctgctgcagcaaaaacTAGCCAAGGCTCTGTTAAAGGGATGGAACTCCCTGTCACAGTATGAGCCAATGatatcttctctttgagaacaACCTCTGTGACAACTGTCCCAGATCTGCCACGTCCGCAGGCACACCATTGGTATCAGCCTGGCCTACACATCACTGCTGTCCCAGCCTTGGGACTACTCTCCTCCCCTGTGCTCATAAGCCTCATAcactgctgctcagtcctgAAACACAGCCCTTAACCTCACTTTTCCTGATAAAGCCTCTGCCCTAACCTGTAggcccccagcagcccagcctcACAGAGGCAGTACCCAACTTTTCCACGTGGTCTTTCCTGCTCTCGACAAGATCCCCACCCCACCAAATGCCATTATTTTAGTGGTGCTTCACAGACTGCTCTTGCAGCTCCTGAACTTCCACTTGCCGCAAGCTGTTCCCCTGGCTTTCTGGGAACGGACGGCTGAAGACGGCTGAAGAGCATCTTCTCCCAGGTGGTGTGATATTTCTCCATCTCATTCTTCTGCAGTTCACAGTAGTCCCAGCCCTGCctttcagctctgctcagtggaTGCGTGATCTTCCATTCTCAGTGTCATACCCTCTTCTCCATCCCAAAGCCTCAACCAATTCCCTGAAATACCAcatccccctttccccccctctcccaccACCCACCGAGTCCACAGTTCACCCACTGCCTTCGTAGAACTGACTCCAGTAGCTGGCACTACTCCTTATGGCGGCCAGCAGCTCCCTCACGGCAGTTGCAGCTCCTCACGGGGGCagtgctgatctctgctctgCGGTGACCGTGACAGCACTCACGAcaacggcatggagctgcgtcagggcAGGGCCAGGGTGGACATGAGGAAAAGGCTAGGGTGGCATGTGGGAGGGACGTCTGTGGCACTGCACTGACTTCTGAGGAGTCCTGAATTCCTGTAAGAGGCTTAAGTCAACACAGGACATTTACTCTTCCCGTGGCTTTTGATTTCCAAGTAACTTAAATAATGAGGAAATGTGACAAACAACTTTTCAGTtcattcagaattattttttagaTTGTTTTCATCTTGATTTTCCAGATTGGTGTTGTTTTGgtggtttgggttgttttttttttttttttaataggccAATTGGAGCTTAATCAAAAACATATGTGTGCGTATTTGGTTTTTTCCAAACAACCACTCATCTCTCCTTGTGACTAGGTAAATCACCACATCAATACCATATGCTTGCTGTAAAAATCACCTCCAATAGTTCATATCTATCCTTATAGCCCGGCCTCAAAAAGTCACGCAAACCATAGCTCTTGATATGTCATCTATATAAACCCGCACCAATCTGGGTTGCTTTCGCCAGGGCTTCTCTGACTTCTTTATTCCTTAAGGTGTAGATAAGTGGATTCATCATTAGAGTCACCCCAGTGTAGAAAACGgagaataactttttaaaagctttgagGCTGTAAGCTTTTGGTATGGAATGTGTGAAAGGGTCTGGTCTCATGAAAGGAATACAGGAATGCTGTCAGGGCATGCAAGAATGCAGCAAGGAAGGCTAAGGAATTTAACCTGTCAAGAGAGGTCAAGGGAAACAAGAAGAGTTTCTTTAAGTatacaaacagcaaaaagacGACTAGGGCCTGATGCTGAATGAGCTGAGTGCCCTGCTGACAGAGGATACTCAGAAGACAGAGttactgaatgccttcttttccgCAGCCTGTAGTGCTAAAACTGCCTCTCGGTAATCCCAGACACTGGGGTTAATCGCGAGagtctggagaaaggaagactttgTCGTGGTTGAGGAGGTTCTGGTCAGAGATCATCTAGGCAAACCAGACGCACACAAATCCACGAACTTCAACGGGATGCACTCACGtgtgctgaaggagctggcagaagtgactGCCAAACCACTCTCTATCATTTTTTGGAAAGGTTGTGGAGAACAAGAGAGTTACCTGAAGACTTGAAGGATGCTAGTGTTACTCCCGTCTTCAAAAACGGTAAGAAAGTGGGCCCAGGTAACTGCAGGTgggtcagcctcacctctgtccctgggaAGGTAAAGGAACAATTTGTTCTGGATGCTGAAGCAGCCCTTCAGTTTCTAAAGGGGAGcaataagaaagaaggggacagactcttcagcagggtctgtcgtgataagacaaggagaaatggtttcaaactagaacaAGGGACATTTAGATTGGACATGAGGAAAAAGTTCTACATGGTAAGGGTAGTGAAGgactggaacaagctgcccagagatgggCTCaaagccctgtccctggagatattcaagatcagGCTAGAcaggactctgagcaacctgatctggctgtagatgttcctgttcattgcaggagagctggattacatgatctttaaggcacttttccaactcaaacgattaTACAATTCTAAGATTCCCATGACCAGCTGGATAGATGAGGTTGGAGCAGTGGATGCTGTCTACCTTGATATCAGCAgagcttttgacactgtctcccatgaCATCTTCATATCTGAACTTAGAAAGTGTGGGACAGAGGAGTGGGCAGTGAGATGAATTGAGAAttggctgactggcagagctcagagggctgtgatcACTGGCGCAGAGTCTAGTTAGAGGCCTCTAGATAGCACTGTTCCCCATGGGTCGATACTGCATCCACTCTTGTTTAACATATGCATTAATGCTCTGGATGAAGGGGTAGAGTACACCCTCCGCAAGTTTGCTggtgatacaaagctgggaggagtggctgacatgcCAGAAGGCTGTGTTGCCACTCAGTGTGACCAGGACCGACTGGAGAGTTAAAAGAACTttatgagattcaacaagggcaagcgtagagtcctacacctggggagtaataactgcatgcatcagtagaggttaggggctgacctgatggaaaggagctctgcataAAAAGACCTAGATGTCCTGGTAGAAAAAAAGGGtgatcatgagccagcagtgggcccttgtggccaagaaggccagtggtaaCCTGGAGTGCATACAAAGACATCatggccagcaggctgagggaggtgatcctccccctctgcatGCCCTGGTGAGAGCACATATGGAGTAATGTGTCtggttctgggctcctcagtttgAGAGAGACAGGGAGCTACTCGAGAGCATTCagcagagggctacaaagattAGTAGGGGCCAGTAGCATCtcctttatgaggaaaggctgagagatcaTGTTTGggctggagaagactgagagagaaGATCTTACGAACACTGACAGATACCTAAAGGGTAGGCGTCAAGCGCACAaggtggtgcccagtgacagaataGGAGGAACAGGCTcaaactgcaacacaggaagCTCCATctgaacattaggaaaaacttctttccttGGAGGgtcacagagcactggaacatgctgcccagataggttgtggagtctcctccgCTGGAGATACCCAAAACCCACCTGCAAACTTTCCCATGCAAACTACTCTCAGAAACCTTCTGAAGTAGGGGGGTTGGACAAGGTCATGGTTGttcaaccttttggcttgcttgggctgcactgagtgaagagaaattgtcttgggccacatataaaatatatactatGTTTAATGCCTGTTAGCCACAaaacttatttcatttttagtatCTTTTATTAGAACGGTGAGAAAAAGAGAGCAATAGAAATGTAAAACTAGGAAGCAGGACATGTATGGACTAGACAGTCTCCAAAGGGTCCAATCAACCCCTGTGATTCGAGGATTCTGTCAAATTCTGGATTGTTTTGATTACACTTCCACCTAGTGGTGTTTGTGTGGTACAGtttctctttccatcttttgaggatttcacttttttgttgtgttttctgtgtttccacatattcttatctttttttctttccacagtttTACAAGTAGACGCATAGCTGTGCTTGTCTCCCCATTATTGCAACCATCTTCCAGGCATTTCCacaaaaatagctgaaaaactGTCCGAGAGGCTACAAGCACATGCAGGTCGACGTTGCCTTTTAAAGATTCCTAGCCTGATCACTGTAGTCTTTTTTCCATCTGGAAGGAAAGCATAGACTAGTGCTTGTTTTTAGCTGCCTACCTACTGCGTTTCCCTTACTACAGactgcaggtttttttgttgttgttgttgttgttttgttttttcctggcAGATTGTGAattttcatacaatcatagaaccgcttgagttggaagggaccccaggaATCACCAGGTTCCAAtcccactgccacaggcagggccaccaacctccagatcttgTTgatctggaacaggttgtccagggccccatccagcctggtcttgaacacctacagggatggggcatccacagc
It encodes:
- the LOC107052138 gene encoding olfactory receptor 10A7-like isoform X1 → MKPGNQTTVTHFLLWGFGLHGKMKLLFSIVISVMFLATMIGNSLIVGITAIDSALHTPMYYFLKNLALTEICYSLSIVPKMLLILLGERKIISFTACALQLSCAILFVTCECFLLGVMAYDRQVAICHPLHYGTMMNRDLCFKMAVGSWLSGIPVALVFPIWLFTLPFCGRNRVDHFFCDVSPVLNLVCADTALFELLIFMATVMIVMIPFSLIIISYLLIIHAVLQIPSAVGQRQAFSTCAAHLVVVTFFYSTTGIIHLRPKSSLSSNMKKMVSLSYTVVTPMINPFIYSLRNQKVKQSLRECINKRLLRKQMIFSLYSS